The Pseudomonas nunensis genome includes the window TAAACCGCTGTGAAATAAATCTTCAGCGGTGATAACGCCGCACCACGCTGCTGTTGCGCAGCACGTGATCTTTGATCTTTTCCAGCAATTGCGCGCGGGTCAGGCCGGCCGGCAAGGCGTCCGGTGCCAGGTCCAGGGCGTAAATCTGGATGATGTAGTGGTGCGCGCTGTCGCCGACTGGTGGGCAAGGACCGACATAAGTCGTGGTGCCTTTGACGTTGGTGCCGCCGACGCCTTCGAGGGCGGATTTTGCACCGACACCCGCCGGGATCTGGTGGGTGGTTGCCTTGATGCCGTAATGCACCCAGTGATCGACGCCCTGGCCTTTCGCGCCGTCGGGGTCATGCATGACGATGGCGTAGCTGAGGGTGCCTGCCGGGCCGGCGTTCCAGTTCAGGGCTGGGGACTGGTTGTGTCCGCCGCAATTGGGCGCATCGCTGGCAGCCGCCGAAGTAAACAGTCGATCATCCGTGACACCGGGGATATTAAGGGTGAAACGCTCCTGGGCCTGCACGGGCAATTGCACGCAAAGGGCGACTGCAACGGCCGCCAGCCAAGGGTTCAGAGAGGTCAATCGGGTCATTACCGGAGCACCTTGTGCGGGTTGGGCCGTCGTCGGCTGGCAGACTATAGCCGGACCGTTCGCGCGGTGGCAGTGGCAATTGAGCTGAACCTCGGGATAAGGGCCAAACTCAATAGAGAAACACCTGCCTGGAGAGCGCTCATGGCACTGCACCGCGTTGCCCGTTTCGCCGATGTGCCGGAAAACCGGGGCCTTGAGGTCCGGATCGACGACACCAAGATTCTCCTGCTGCGGGTCGGTGATCAACTGCGCGCCTTTCAGGGCGAATGTCCCCACGCGGGGGCGCCGCTGGCCGAGGG containing:
- a CDS encoding YbhB/YbcL family Raf kinase inhibitor-like protein; its protein translation is MTRLTSLNPWLAAVAVALCVQLPVQAQERFTLNIPGVTDDRLFTSAAASDAPNCGGHNQSPALNWNAGPAGTLSYAIVMHDPDGAKGQGVDHWVHYGIKATTHQIPAGVGAKSALEGVGGTNVKGTTTYVGPCPPVGDSAHHYIIQIYALDLAPDALPAGLTRAQLLEKIKDHVLRNSSVVRRYHR